The Gemella haemolysans genome includes a region encoding these proteins:
- a CDS encoding DMT family transporter — MRKFISELLLIIVTIIWGLAFIWQNIASKVLGPLTVVGIRSIIAVVFLIVIALLVPSLYKSQAPKVLAEAITKNKSWVLGGICGIVLFFAMYISQIGIGMTTAGKAGFITVLYICIVPFIGVFLGNKLNKFFIIGLVLSVIGFYFLSVKEEFSLEMGDIIVLISAVLFGIHIIVIDYSAARVNSMFLSIVQLGVVSILSLCLAAFKETIVFADIMSVIWPLLAIGVLSSGVGYTLQIVGQKDVPPHTASLILSLESVVAAIGGVLILGEHIGIREGIGMLIVFVGIIVSQLPDKKKDK, encoded by the coding sequence TTTCGGAGTTATTATTAATAATTGTTACAATTATTTGGGGTCTGGCTTTTATTTGGCAAAATATAGCAAGTAAAGTTCTAGGACCGTTAACAGTTGTAGGTATAAGATCGATAATTGCAGTAGTCTTTCTTATTGTTATTGCATTGCTAGTGCCGAGTTTGTATAAGAGTCAAGCTCCGAAAGTGTTAGCTGAGGCTATAACAAAAAATAAAAGTTGGGTGCTTGGTGGTATTTGTGGAATTGTACTATTTTTTGCGATGTATATTTCGCAAATCGGTATTGGTATGACAACTGCAGGTAAAGCCGGATTTATTACAGTATTGTATATTTGTATAGTACCATTTATAGGTGTTTTCTTAGGGAATAAACTTAATAAATTCTTTATTATAGGATTGGTTTTATCTGTAATTGGTTTTTATTTCTTATCTGTAAAAGAAGAATTTTCTTTAGAAATGGGAGATATTATAGTCTTAATTAGTGCGGTTCTATTCGGGATTCATATAATAGTTATTGATTATTCAGCAGCTAGAGTTAATTCGATGTTCTTATCTATTGTACAATTAGGAGTAGTATCAATATTAAGTTTATGTTTAGCAGCATTTAAAGAAACAATAGTTTTTGCTGATATAATGAGTGTTATTTGGCCGTTACTTGCGATAGGTGTACTTTCGAGTGGAGTAGGTTATACTTTACAGATTGTAGGTCAAAAAGATGTTCCACCACACACAGCGTCTCTAATATTAAGTTTAGAGTCTGTTGTAGCAGCAATAGGTGGAGTGCTTATCCTTGGGGAACATATTGGGATAAGAGAAGGAATCGGTATGCTTATTGTATTTGTAGGGATTATCGTTTCTCAATTGCCCGATAAGAAGAAAGATAAATAG
- a CDS encoding endonuclease: MKKILKIVVSLVLVVALGFAGLVGYLWATEYSPNGVESLQVTKQGNSEIAKVGTEYSALNWNIGYAGLDKDEDFFMDGGKMVLPLDKAHVEENLKNITEIVKNEKANVNFIQEIDEDSKRSYNINQVRAFDETLGLNSILAYNFKVRYIPYPLPPLGKVKSGIYTATDFKIENARRFQMAIPFTFPERLANLKRGFSVIYTKVENSDKHLVLINAHLDAYDKGNSGKKAQMKQLLEFIDYEYKKGNYVLVGADFNQSLKTLTQDEINVVPKELWRAENLDKSLLPVGFKLVYDESKNSARLNNKPYVKDSEGTYGFIIDGYIASDNIEVLGVETLNQEYRYSDHNPVKLRYKLK, from the coding sequence ATGAAAAAAATATTAAAAATAGTTGTTAGTTTAGTATTAGTAGTGGCTTTAGGTTTTGCAGGATTAGTTGGCTATTTATGGGCGACAGAATATAGTCCTAATGGAGTGGAGAGCCTGCAGGTTACTAAGCAAGGTAACTCAGAAATAGCAAAAGTAGGAACAGAATATAGTGCCCTTAACTGGAATATAGGTTATGCAGGGCTTGATAAAGATGAAGATTTCTTTATGGATGGTGGAAAGATGGTGTTACCTCTTGATAAAGCTCATGTAGAGGAAAATCTAAAAAATATTACAGAAATAGTTAAAAATGAGAAAGCCAATGTTAATTTTATTCAAGAAATTGATGAAGATTCAAAACGTAGTTATAATATAAATCAAGTTAGAGCGTTTGATGAAACTCTTGGTTTAAACAGTATTTTAGCTTATAATTTCAAGGTTAGATATATACCATATCCATTACCACCATTAGGAAAGGTGAAAAGTGGTATATATACTGCGACTGATTTTAAAATAGAAAATGCAAGAAGATTCCAAATGGCAATTCCATTTACTTTCCCTGAAAGACTAGCTAATTTAAAACGTGGATTTTCTGTTATTTATACAAAAGTAGAAAATAGTGATAAACATTTAGTGTTAATCAATGCGCATCTTGATGCTTATGATAAAGGTAATTCTGGTAAAAAAGCTCAGATGAAGCAACTGCTTGAATTTATTGATTATGAGTATAAAAAAGGTAATTATGTATTGGTTGGGGCAGACTTTAATCAGTCGTTAAAAACTTTAACACAAGATGAGATTAACGTTGTTCCAAAAGAATTATGGCGTGCTGAGAATTTAGATAAGAGTTTATTACCAGTAGGATTTAAGTTAGTTTATGATGAAAGTAAAAATTCTGCCAGACTTAACAATAAACCTTATGTGAAAGATAGTGAAGGTACTTATGGCTTTATTATCGATGGGTATATAGCAAGTGATAATATTGAAGTACTTGGAGTAGAGACGCTAAATCAAGAGTATAGATATAGTGATCATAATCCGGTAAAATTAAGATATAAATTAAAATAG
- a CDS encoding dicarboxylate/amino acid:cation symporter, whose protein sequence is MSLYKRIPLIVKLIIAVTLGIVLGSTLSTSIIRVFVTFSSIFSSFLGFTIPLIIVGFIVPGISQVSNNAGKLLGLSTGVAYISTIIAGTFAFLTAEAVLPNILANATLQSFKNPEDLLLKPFIEFKMTPIFDVTTALIISFILGIGISATQSEGLKQGFADFGEIIEKLLASVIIPLLPFYILGVFMNITASGEVFKILKIFAMVFVLIIIMHVVIIIIQYFVAGTLNARNPFKMLVNILPAYMTAIGTQSSAATIPVTLRSTKKMGVDKNIANFTIPLFATIHLSGSTITLTTCASAVFWLQHGATFPSAAVMIKFILLLGVTMVAAPGVPGGGVMAALGLLQSVLGFNEIMLSLMIALYITQDSFGTACNISGDGALSAIVDRLNRIFFKKDEEQKA, encoded by the coding sequence ATGAGTTTATATAAAAGAATTCCATTAATAGTAAAACTTATTATCGCTGTAACATTAGGGATAGTTTTAGGAAGTACTCTATCGACGTCTATTATTAGAGTTTTCGTTACTTTCTCATCAATTTTCAGCTCATTCTTAGGATTCACAATCCCACTTATTATCGTTGGATTTATCGTACCAGGTATTAGCCAAGTTTCAAACAACGCTGGTAAATTACTTGGACTTTCAACAGGAGTTGCATATATTTCTACAATTATTGCAGGAACATTTGCATTCTTAACAGCTGAAGCAGTATTACCAAACATCTTAGCTAACGCTACATTACAATCATTCAAAAACCCAGAGGATTTATTATTAAAACCTTTCATCGAGTTTAAAATGACTCCAATTTTTGATGTTACTACTGCTCTTATTATCTCATTCATCTTAGGAATCGGAATTTCAGCAACTCAATCAGAAGGACTTAAACAAGGATTCGCAGACTTCGGAGAAATTATTGAAAAATTACTTGCTTCAGTAATTATTCCACTTCTTCCATTCTACATCCTAGGTGTATTCATGAACATCACAGCTTCTGGTGAAGTATTCAAAATCTTAAAAATCTTCGCAATGGTATTCGTATTAATTATTATTATGCACGTAGTAATCATTATTATCCAATACTTTGTTGCTGGAACACTTAACGCTAGAAACCCATTCAAGATGCTTGTTAACATCTTACCTGCATACATGACAGCGATTGGTACTCAATCTTCAGCTGCTACTATCCCAGTAACACTAAGAAGTACTAAAAAAATGGGTGTTGATAAAAACATTGCAAACTTCACAATTCCATTATTCGCTACTATCCACTTATCAGGAAGTACAATTACATTAACTACATGTGCGTCTGCAGTATTCTGGTTACAACACGGTGCTACATTCCCATCAGCTGCAGTAATGATTAAATTCATCCTATTACTAGGTGTAACAATGGTAGCTGCTCCTGGGGTCCCAGGTGGTGGAGTTATGGCGGCTCTTGGATTATTACAATCAGTTCTTGGATTCAACGAAATCATGTTATCTCTAATGATCGCATTATACATTACTCAAGATAGCTTCGGAACTGCATGTAACATCTCTGGAGATGGAGCTTTATCAGCAATTGTTGATAGATTAAATAGAATATTCTTCAAAAAGGACGAAGAACAAAAAGCATAA
- a CDS encoding FAD-containing oxidoreductase — protein MVKYDLLVVGFGKAGKTLAATFAKEGKKVAVVEESSAMYGGTCINIGCIPTKTLIVAADNKKDFAEAKATRDAVVSKLNAKNFAMLDNSPNIDVYTAHAKFVSNKVVEISANGETKQLEGEIVVINTGAKNNVLPIPGLTTSKNVYDSTEFQKLEKAPKTLGIIGGGNIGLEFANLYARLGVKVTVIDFAPGILGREDKDIAELAQGYLEEAGIEFKLGTATKEIRNNGELVVVDTEKYGPLEFEAVLHATGRRANTEGLGLENTDIELRPNGTIVVDEFCQTSVENVFAVGDVNGGLQFTYVSLDDFRVVNGYLHGNKEYTTADRKNVPYSTFISPALSHVGLHKEEAEAAYPNVAVASLPVANMPRGAVNQDPRGLFRVTVDKDTNLILGATLFGKNSEETINLIKMAIDNKIPYTYIRDQIFTHPTMAENLNDVFKLI, from the coding sequence ATGGTTAAATATGATTTATTAGTAGTAGGATTCGGTAAAGCCGGAAAAACTTTAGCAGCAACATTCGCTAAAGAAGGAAAAAAAGTAGCAGTAGTTGAAGAAAGCAGTGCAATGTACGGTGGTACTTGTATTAACATCGGATGTATTCCAACTAAAACTTTAATTGTAGCTGCAGATAACAAAAAAGACTTCGCAGAAGCTAAAGCTACAAGAGACGCAGTTGTATCTAAACTTAACGCTAAAAACTTCGCTATGTTAGACAATAGTCCAAACATTGATGTTTATACAGCTCACGCTAAATTCGTTTCTAACAAAGTAGTAGAAATTTCTGCTAACGGAGAAACTAAACAACTTGAAGGTGAAATCGTAGTAATTAACACTGGAGCTAAAAACAATGTATTACCAATTCCAGGATTAACAACATCTAAAAATGTTTACGACAGCACTGAATTCCAAAAATTAGAAAAAGCTCCTAAAACTCTAGGAATTATTGGTGGAGGTAACATCGGATTAGAATTCGCTAACCTTTACGCTCGTCTTGGAGTTAAAGTTACAGTAATCGACTTCGCTCCTGGAATCTTAGGAAGAGAAGACAAAGATATCGCTGAACTTGCTCAAGGATACTTAGAAGAAGCAGGAATCGAGTTCAAATTAGGAACTGCAACAAAAGAAATCCGCAACAACGGAGAACTTGTTGTAGTTGATACAGAAAAATATGGTCCACTAGAATTCGAAGCAGTATTACACGCAACTGGACGCCGTGCTAACACTGAAGGATTAGGATTAGAAAACACTGACATCGAATTACGTCCAAACGGAACAATCGTAGTAGACGAATTCTGTCAAACATCTGTAGAAAATGTATTCGCAGTCGGTGATGTTAACGGTGGATTGCAATTCACTTACGTATCATTAGACGACTTCAGAGTAGTTAACGGATACTTACACGGTAACAAAGAATACACAACTGCTGACCGTAAAAACGTACCTTACTCAACATTCATCTCTCCAGCATTATCTCACGTTGGATTACACAAAGAAGAAGCTGAGGCAGCTTACCCTAACGTTGCAGTAGCATCATTACCTGTTGCTAACATGCCTAGAGGAGCTGTTAACCAAGACCCACGTGGATTATTCCGTGTAACTGTAGACAAAGACACTAACTTAATTCTTGGAGCTACTCTATTCGGTAAAAACTCAGAAGAAACTATCAACCTAATTAAAATGGCAATTGATAACAAAATTCCTTACACTTACATCAGAGATCAAATCTTCACTCACCCAACAATGGCTGAAAACTTAAATGATGTATTCAAATTAATCTAA
- a CDS encoding zinc ribbon domain-containing protein YjdM — protein sequence MTLPNCPECKSEYTYEDGNMLVCPMCAHEWSPEDTSGAEEEKVYRDANGNVLQDGDTVSVIKDLKVKGSSSTLKQGTRVKNIRLVDGDHNIDCKIDGFGAMKLKSEFVKKI from the coding sequence ATGACATTACCTAATTGTCCAGAATGTAAAAGTGAATATACTTATGAAGATGGAAACATGCTAGTATGTCCTATGTGTGCTCACGAGTGGTCACCAGAAGATACTAGTGGAGCAGAAGAGGAAAAAGTTTACCGCGATGCTAATGGAAATGTACTTCAAGATGGAGATACAGTTTCTGTAATTAAAGATTTAAAAGTTAAAGGTAGTTCTTCTACATTAAAACAAGGAACTCGCGTTAAAAATATCAGATTAGTTGACGGAGACCACAATATCGATTGTAAAATTGATGGTTTCGGAGCTATGAAACTAAAATCTGAATTCGTTAAAAAAATATAA
- a CDS encoding lipid II:glycine glycyltransferase FemX, giving the protein MKFLTNINDEKYTEFIKNHKHGNMMQAIEWSHIKNTWGAVRVAVADDNDNIIAAVQILTRQGLWYAPRGPILDYTDANLLNFFLTNLKKFAKEKGAKMVKLDIPTAIKDEKLAVFKDVEVNRENNTLIKVFKDNGYKHKGFSLDMSSTIQPRFNTVTKLEQEVPDLFPKDTRRLIRDAEKKFVEVRRCGKENLDDFLFALACTEKRKNISLRGREYFENLLDTFGDNALLYISYINVEKAVKECHSRKEALENEIEALGEKSPKKKRTLLEQVAGIEKLIVLFDSLEIEDKSKDQVISAAITIAYGNHAEIIYAGMNEAFAKLPAQYKVFSDTMKKAQEMGVKEVSMGGIEGDLNDSLLGFKSKFAPNIVEYYGEFDLVVSHVFNLMYNYGLPLRRKILKLIRR; this is encoded by the coding sequence ATGAAATTTTTAACAAATATTAACGATGAAAAATATACTGAATTTATAAAAAATCACAAACATGGTAATATGATGCAAGCTATCGAGTGGTCTCACATTAAAAACACTTGGGGGGCTGTAAGAGTAGCTGTCGCAGACGACAATGACAATATTATAGCTGCTGTTCAAATACTAACTCGCCAAGGATTGTGGTACGCTCCTCGTGGTCCAATTCTTGATTATACTGATGCCAATCTACTAAACTTCTTTTTAACTAACCTTAAAAAATTCGCCAAAGAAAAAGGTGCTAAAATGGTTAAACTAGACATTCCAACTGCGATAAAAGATGAAAAACTTGCAGTGTTTAAGGATGTTGAGGTAAATAGAGAGAACAACACTCTTATTAAAGTATTCAAGGATAATGGTTATAAGCACAAAGGTTTCAGCCTTGATATGAGCAGTACTATTCAACCACGTTTTAACACAGTTACAAAACTTGAACAAGAAGTTCCTGATCTTTTCCCGAAAGATACACGTCGCTTAATTCGTGATGCAGAGAAGAAATTCGTTGAAGTTAGACGTTGTGGTAAAGAAAATCTTGATGACTTCCTTTTTGCCCTAGCTTGTACTGAAAAAAGAAAAAACATCTCTCTTCGTGGACGTGAGTATTTTGAAAACTTACTAGATACTTTTGGAGACAATGCTTTATTATACATTTCATATATAAACGTAGAAAAAGCTGTAAAAGAATGCCATTCTAGAAAAGAAGCTCTTGAGAATGAAATTGAAGCTCTTGGAGAAAAATCTCCGAAGAAAAAACGTACTCTTCTTGAACAAGTAGCTGGAATTGAAAAGCTAATCGTTCTATTTGATAGCTTAGAGATCGAAGATAAGAGCAAGGATCAGGTAATAAGCGCTGCGATTACTATCGCTTATGGTAACCATGCAGAAATTATTTACGCTGGTATGAATGAAGCCTTCGCGAAACTTCCTGCACAATATAAGGTATTTTCTGATACGATGAAAAAAGCTCAAGAAATGGGTGTTAAAGAAGTGTCTATGGGTGGAATCGAAGGAGATCTAAACGATAGTCTACTTGGATTTAAATCAAAATTCGCTCCAAATATCGTAGAATACTACGGAGAGTTCGATTTAGTAGTCTCTCATGTATTCAATTTAATGTACAACTACGGATTACCATTAAGAAGAAAAATATTGAAATTAATAAGAAGATAA
- a CDS encoding metallophosphoesterase yields MLNNWKLIAGFIGVFAVYEILVFLMCLGLKWMISPFVPAKVKLAIAITLFIIANFSIIAYMLRLGAPWVNYGNIWYFYFLNGTVIGVILLIAKLLLKIFKLNLNQGISLSITTLYLLGMTALGLFWAYSPTVINKTIKVDKHIEKPIKIAMVSDLHLGTFFSNPQLEKLNKIVDEEKPDTVVIAGDLMDDDMVMYKKRNMQESLSKLKAPLGVYTTMGNHDRDALEIVNEVKKTGIIPLFDESITLNNDITLVGRKDKSVSRDRLDTDDLLKSVDLNKTIVLIDHQPDAVDYHATLPIDVQLSGHTHRGQLWPLNFITDVVYTLDHGYAKINGKHFFTSAGYGFWGPPFKTTARSEVWMITIEGK; encoded by the coding sequence ATGTTGAATAATTGGAAACTTATAGCCGGCTTCATTGGGGTATTCGCAGTATATGAAATACTAGTATTTCTGATGTGTCTAGGTTTAAAATGGATGATCTCACCTTTCGTTCCAGCTAAGGTTAAATTAGCTATTGCTATCACACTATTTATCATTGCTAACTTTTCTATTATAGCTTATATGCTAAGATTAGGTGCACCGTGGGTAAATTATGGGAACATCTGGTACTTCTACTTCTTGAATGGCACAGTCATAGGTGTTATCTTATTAATCGCTAAGTTATTACTGAAAATCTTCAAATTAAACCTTAATCAAGGAATTAGTTTAAGTATAACTACTCTATATTTATTAGGTATGACTGCTCTAGGATTATTTTGGGCATACTCACCTACTGTGATTAATAAGACTATTAAGGTAGATAAACACATTGAAAAACCTATTAAAATTGCCATGGTATCCGATCTTCATCTTGGGACATTTTTCTCAAATCCTCAACTTGAAAAACTGAATAAGATTGTTGACGAAGAGAAGCCAGATACTGTAGTTATCGCAGGAGACCTTATGGATGATGATATGGTTATGTACAAGAAACGTAATATGCAAGAAAGCCTAAGCAAGCTAAAAGCTCCTCTAGGCGTTTACACTACAATGGGAAATCACGACCGTGACGCACTAGAAATAGTAAACGAGGTTAAAAAGACAGGGATAATCCCACTGTTTGATGAAAGTATTACACTTAATAACGATATTACATTAGTAGGGCGTAAAGATAAGAGTGTCAGTCGTGATAGACTAGATACAGATGACCTGCTTAAGAGCGTTGATTTAAACAAGACTATCGTTCTTATCGATCATCAACCTGATGCTGTTGATTATCACGCTACCTTACCTATAGATGTTCAACTTTCTGGACATACTCACCGCGGACAACTATGGCCGTTAAACTTCATCACAGATGTAGTTTATACCCTAGATCATGGCTACGCAAAGATTAATGGTAAACATTTCTTCACTTCTGCAGGTTATGGTTTCTGGGGACCACCTTTCAAAACTACAGCTCGTAGTGAAGTATGGATGATTACAATCGAAGGAAAATAA
- a CDS encoding superoxide dismutase, which translates to MTFKLPELPYGFDFLEPVIDAKTMEIHHDKHHAAYVNNLNAALEKHPEFEANCICGLLKNIDNVPSDIRQAVINNGGGHHNHSLFWKSLTKADSSEFAGLVKEKVEAELGGYEEFVKSFSAAAATRFGSGWAWLALDKEGKLVVTSTANQDSPYLTGLTPILGLDVWEHAYYLNYQNRRPDYIKEFFRVVNWDFVNERLAKHLEKLGK; encoded by the coding sequence ATGACATTTAAATTACCTGAATTACCTTATGGATTCGATTTCTTAGAACCAGTTATCGACGCTAAAACTATGGAAATTCACCACGACAAACACCACGCTGCTTACGTTAACAACTTAAACGCAGCTTTAGAAAAACACCCAGAATTCGAAGCTAACTGCATCTGCGGTTTACTAAAAAACATTGATAACGTACCTTCTGACATCCGTCAAGCTGTTATCAACAACGGTGGTGGACATCACAACCACAGCCTATTCTGGAAATCTCTAACTAAAGCAGATTCTTCTGAATTCGCTGGATTAGTAAAAGAAAAAGTTGAAGCTGAACTTGGTGGATACGAAGAGTTCGTTAAGAGCTTCTCAGCTGCAGCTGCTACAAGATTTGGTAGTGGTTGGGCATGGCTAGCTTTAGATAAAGAAGGTAAATTAGTAGTTACTTCTACAGCTAACCAAGACTCTCCATACTTAACAGGTCTTACTCCAATCCTTGGATTAGACGTTTGGGAACACGCATACTACCTAAACTACCAAAACCGTCGTCCAGACTACATTAAAGAATTCTTCCGTGTTGTAAACTGGGATTTCGTTAACGAACGCCTAGCTAAACACTTAGAAAAATTAGGTAAATAA
- a CDS encoding IS3 family transposase: protein MGCATQGEKAAIIKELRKKGYQLKCLLQEIGMAKSTYYYLVNKEEIDVVAIRNKPVLKEIKIIFTENKGLYGVRRVHNELINRGFKVNQKRVQSLMHKEGLKGKTPKERYHS, encoded by the coding sequence ATGGGCTGCGCAACTCAAGGCGAAAAAGCAGCAATCATCAAAGAACTTAGAAAAAAAGGATATCAATTAAAATGCCTTTTACAAGAAATAGGAATGGCAAAATCAACATATTATTATTTAGTAAATAAGGAAGAAATAGATGTTGTGGCTATTCGTAATAAACCAGTGTTAAAAGAAATTAAAATTATTTTTACCGAAAATAAAGGACTATATGGTGTCCGTAGAGTTCACAATGAACTAATTAATAGAGGTTTTAAAGTAAATCAGAAACGAGTACAAAGTCTTATGCATAAAGAAGGATTGAAAGGGAAAACTCCTAAAGAAAGATACCATTCATAG
- a CDS encoding helix-turn-helix domain-containing protein, which yields MRYSFEFKVKCVEMYERGEYPETPNGITTRKFKDTIRKWKRMVDSLGVSVLRHKTKNKKWNPEEKLVLVSKILAGYSYNSVALDNGINYRTLYKWVQKYKEKGYNGLVDEKKERPRKVPIMKENSSPKPLKESEREELIRLRAENKFIKTEIENIKAEKEIIKKLIALRREKWAAQLKAKKQQSSKNLEKKDIN from the coding sequence ATGCGTTATAGTTTTGAATTTAAAGTAAAATGTGTTGAGATGTATGAAAGAGGGGAATATCCAGAAACACCGAACGGAATAACCACTAGAAAATTTAAAGATACTATTAGAAAATGGAAAAGAATGGTTGATTCGTTAGGAGTAAGTGTCTTGCGACATAAAACAAAAAATAAGAAGTGGAATCCAGAAGAAAAACTAGTATTAGTTTCTAAAATTTTAGCTGGTTATTCATATAATTCCGTTGCACTAGACAATGGAATTAACTATAGGACACTGTATAAATGGGTTCAAAAATATAAGGAAAAAGGTTATAATGGACTTGTAGATGAAAAGAAAGAAAGACCAAGAAAGGTACCTATCATGAAAGAAAACAGTAGTCCTAAACCATTAAAAGAATCAGAAAGAGAAGAATTAATTAGATTACGTGCAGAAAATAAATTTATAAAAACGGAAATCGAAAATATTAAAGCGGAAAAAGAAATAATAAAAAAATTAATAGCCTTGAGGCGAGAAAAATGGGCTGCGCAACTCAAGGCGAAAAAGCAGCAATCATCAAAGAACTTAGAAAAAAAGGATATCAATTAA
- a CDS encoding hydroxymethylglutaryl-CoA synthase, with product MKIGIDKIGFAMPNYYLDIRDLAAARGIEPDKFTKGLLQLEMSIPPVSQDIVTLGAQAAYEILDKDDLEKIDMIIVGTESGIDQSKASAVFIHGLLDIQPFVRAIEVKEACYGATAALDFAKNHVMNNPESKVLVIASDIAKYGVKSSGESTQGAGSCAMLVSSNPRILELNNDNVCLTRDVMDFWRPNYSHYAFVEGRFSTEQYLDCLTTTWGRFSEKSKQNLNDFSAVCLHLPYPKLGLKGLSLLLEQAEEDKKEELLAHFNESILYSQRVGNIYTGSLFLGLLSLLENNTTLEAGNKIALYSYGSGAVAEVFSMTLVDGYRKQLRNNRFDDFDSRTRISIDEYEKMFFRDTTVDEEGNLDISDIQDESRFVLEKIENHKRVYKKQF from the coding sequence ATGAAAATAGGAATAGATAAAATTGGTTTTGCAATGCCAAATTATTATTTAGATATTCGTGATTTAGCCGCAGCGCGTGGAATAGAACCAGATAAATTTACAAAAGGTTTATTACAACTTGAAATGAGTATTCCACCGGTATCTCAAGATATCGTAACTCTTGGGGCACAAGCTGCATATGAAATATTAGATAAAGATGATTTAGAAAAAATTGACATGATTATCGTAGGAACTGAGTCTGGAATCGACCAAAGTAAAGCTTCTGCGGTATTTATTCACGGTCTTTTAGATATTCAACCATTTGTACGTGCTATTGAGGTAAAAGAAGCATGTTACGGGGCAACAGCGGCATTAGATTTTGCAAAAAATCATGTAATGAATAATCCAGAATCAAAAGTACTAGTTATAGCTAGTGATATAGCGAAGTATGGAGTTAAATCATCTGGTGAATCGACACAAGGTGCAGGAAGTTGTGCGATGTTAGTTAGCAGTAACCCTAGAATATTAGAACTTAACAACGATAATGTTTGTTTAACTCGTGATGTTATGGACTTTTGGCGTCCTAATTACTCGCACTATGCCTTTGTAGAAGGAAGATTCTCAACAGAACAATACCTTGATTGTTTAACAACTACATGGGGAAGATTCTCTGAAAAGTCGAAACAGAATCTTAATGATTTTTCTGCAGTATGTCTACACTTACCATATCCTAAATTAGGATTAAAAGGTTTAAGTTTATTATTAGAACAAGCTGAAGAAGATAAAAAAGAAGAATTACTTGCTCATTTTAATGAGTCTATTTTATATAGTCAACGAGTAGGTAACATTTATACAGGATCATTATTCTTAGGACTGTTATCTTTACTTGAGAACAATACTACTTTAGAAGCGGGTAATAAGATTGCATTATATAGCTACGGAAGTGGTGCTGTTGCGGAAGTATTTAGTATGACTTTAGTTGATGGTTATAGAAAACAACTAAGAAATAATCGTTTTGACGATTTTGACAGTAGAACACGTATTTCAATTGATGAATATGAGAAAATGTTCTTTAGAGATACTACAGTTGATGAAGAAGGAAACTTAGATATTTCTGACATTCAAGATGAAAGCAGATTTGTTTTAGAAAAAATTGAAAATCACAAGAGAGTTTATAAAAAACAATTTTAA